A window of Corallococcus macrosporus DSM 14697 contains these coding sequences:
- a CDS encoding DUF6602 domain-containing protein, with protein sequence MNQYFHLTAQQLMTRLAQIRVFVTNHNPTIGTLTETVLREFLKEHLPESVGVAQGFVLGNDDVLSPQMDIVLYDRHRHAPVYRLHDIVILRPEAVLSIIEVKTTINKSIMHDAVRYFRRLPYIPHVQTHLFIYDAKSIDSIGSYLRSFPHEGEWKSFDHDTFEMLPDYVTGIDESYHLGKSAVIHDSDDVGYASWFYEDAAGTQISALQLFLESIYRHIDGRIGTQLIQPQTQDTGGLNPEEQGSGRRNRRTTHIHAISLFPM encoded by the coding sequence ATGAATCAGTACTTCCATCTTACCGCACAACAACTCATGACGCGTCTCGCTCAGATTCGCGTATTTGTCACCAACCACAACCCTACTATCGGTACGCTCACGGAGACTGTACTTCGCGAGTTCCTTAAGGAACACCTTCCTGAATCCGTCGGCGTCGCGCAAGGCTTCGTACTTGGTAATGATGACGTCTTGTCCCCCCAAATGGACATCGTCCTGTACGACCGGCATCGGCACGCGCCCGTGTATCGGCTTCATGATATCGTGATCCTTCGACCAGAAGCGGTGCTCTCGATAATCGAAGTCAAGACCACGATCAATAAGAGCATCATGCACGATGCCGTTCGGTATTTTCGTCGTCTGCCGTACATTCCTCATGTGCAGACACACCTCTTCATTTATGATGCAAAGTCAATCGATAGCATTGGGAGCTATCTTCGTAGTTTTCCACATGAAGGGGAGTGGAAGTCTTTTGATCACGACACGTTCGAGATGCTTCCGGACTACGTGACTGGCATCGATGAATCATACCACCTAGGAAAGAGCGCGGTTATCCACGACTCGGATGACGTAGGATACGCCTCTTGGTTCTATGAGGACGCGGCGGGGACGCAGATCAGCGCGCTCCAGCTTTTTCTTGAAAGCATCTACAGGCACATCGATGGGAGAATTGGCACGCAACTGATTCAGCCGCAGACCCAAGACACGGGGGGGCTCAACCCTGAAGAGCAGGGCTCTGGTCGGCGAAACCGACGGACCACGCACATCCACGCCATCTCCCTCTTCCCGATGTAG
- a CDS encoding malonic semialdehyde reductase encodes MSEARSEELALLFREARTHNAWIDRPVDDALLARVYELARMGPTSANAHPMRLVFVKSADAKAKLLPAVLPLNFDKVRTAPVTAIVAYDSAFYEFMPQLFPARPEMRDVMAGYPAEGRAKLAEQSAFLGAGYVILAARALGLDVGPLGGFDPAGVDAAFFPDGKWRSVLLLNLGYGDSSQLHPRNPRLSFDQACRVA; translated from the coding sequence ATGTCCGAAGCCCGTTCCGAGGAGCTCGCGCTCCTCTTCCGTGAAGCACGTACGCACAATGCCTGGATCGACCGCCCGGTGGACGATGCGCTCCTGGCGCGGGTCTACGAGCTCGCGAGGATGGGGCCCACCAGCGCGAACGCCCATCCGATGCGGCTGGTGTTCGTGAAGAGCGCTGACGCGAAGGCGAAGCTTCTGCCGGCGGTGCTTCCGCTCAACTTCGACAAGGTCCGTACCGCGCCCGTGACGGCCATCGTGGCCTACGACTCGGCGTTCTACGAGTTCATGCCGCAGCTCTTCCCCGCGCGCCCGGAGATGCGGGACGTCATGGCCGGCTACCCCGCCGAAGGCCGCGCGAAGCTCGCGGAGCAGAGCGCGTTTCTCGGCGCGGGGTACGTGATTCTCGCCGCGCGGGCGCTCGGGCTCGACGTGGGACCGCTCGGCGGCTTTGACCCCGCGGGCGTGGATGCCGCGTTCTTTCCCGACGGGAAGTGGCGGAGCGTCCTCCTGCTCAACCTGGGCTACGGCGATTCATCGCAGCTCCACCCTCGAAACCCTCGGCTCTCGTTCGACCAGGCGTGCCGGGTCGCTTGA
- a CDS encoding transporter codes for MLIASCFVLAFMGWVMRLGYPGAVLGAGALAGSIAIFRKKDSKHRSAAVIGAIASGIVVFGAIGNGNEKSRSEAAKAASIEEARQKAEASRAHEEDVSSRIAALVASTAPQEAVDLCNSFGDVGAIPEKGRAGCGVAYLAKGRESLAAAKLAEAVPLLERASALSPGNADAATALSSARELRGKEDFKNKGPEVSAGLARALTHAKAKEWEAAETELNAADATLKAFEGLEVAKSKEWNMLSGQAAQQRKRIQPGLEKLELQRQAQKVMVEMRGEKPLNSPWDGSVPEVERYLKKVMNDPDSYEHVSSSAPVARDAYWIVKSSFRGKNAFGGKVINTRYFFIQQGQVVRVEE; via the coding sequence ATGCTCATCGCCTCCTGCTTCGTGCTGGCCTTCATGGGCTGGGTCATGAGGCTTGGATACCCTGGAGCGGTGCTGGGAGCGGGCGCCCTCGCTGGGTCCATCGCAATCTTCAGGAAGAAGGACTCCAAGCACCGCAGCGCTGCCGTCATTGGCGCAATTGCTTCTGGCATTGTCGTCTTCGGCGCCATCGGGAACGGGAACGAGAAGTCGCGCAGCGAAGCTGCGAAGGCGGCCTCCATCGAAGAGGCGCGGCAGAAGGCGGAAGCAAGTCGCGCTCATGAAGAGGACGTGTCCTCGCGCATTGCTGCGCTGGTTGCGTCGACGGCTCCCCAGGAGGCAGTAGACCTTTGCAACAGCTTTGGGGACGTCGGAGCTATCCCCGAGAAAGGCCGTGCCGGGTGCGGTGTGGCGTACCTTGCCAAGGGCCGCGAGTCGCTGGCCGCCGCGAAGCTCGCAGAGGCAGTGCCCCTCCTGGAGAGGGCGAGTGCCTTGTCTCCAGGCAACGCAGACGCGGCGACCGCGCTTTCGAGCGCGAGGGAGCTGCGCGGCAAGGAGGACTTCAAGAACAAGGGGCCGGAAGTCTCCGCTGGGCTGGCGCGTGCATTGACCCATGCCAAGGCGAAGGAATGGGAAGCGGCGGAGACGGAGCTGAACGCTGCTGACGCCACCCTGAAGGCATTTGAGGGACTCGAGGTCGCCAAGTCGAAGGAGTGGAACATGCTGTCGGGCCAGGCCGCCCAGCAACGCAAGCGCATCCAGCCAGGGCTGGAGAAGCTCGAACTCCAGCGTCAGGCGCAGAAGGTGATGGTGGAGATGCGCGGGGAGAAGCCGCTGAACTCACCTTGGGATGGCTCGGTGCCGGAGGTGGAGCGGTACCTCAAGAAGGTGATGAACGACCCGGACAGCTATGAGCATGTCTCGTCGTCGGCTCCTGTTGCCCGCGACGCCTACTGGATTGTGAAGAGCTCCTTCCGTGGGAAGAACGCCTTCGGAGGGAAGGTCATCAACACGAGGTACTTCTTCATTCAGCAGGGGCAGGTTGTCCGCGTGGAGGAGTAG
- a CDS encoding AraC family transcriptional regulator — MPPRPNKVARRPVELDLEDPRGDALADVLGVSLLRNALYKRIEARAPWGIRLRTHERAVFYLIARGAGRLEVEGERPLDLSVGDAAFLPHGTGHVLRDALTTPPLDAHDGRRCTEPGPRKLGGSGAPTSILTGFFDLGGRPPSLLASLPRVVALSPNDRATAPWVSATLQLLLAEAAHPGPASMLVLQRLADVLFVQALRSLATTGGTSGHVCRHPGIAALGDDAIREALGLIHQRPGAHWTVASLGTQVGLSRSTFAARFTELVGEPPLEYIARWRMTRAAEFLRDTDLAIDDIAARVGYESVPSFSRAFVRFRGERPGAYRRSARERARLDAEPTPG, encoded by the coding sequence ATGCCTCCTCGTCCGAATAAAGTAGCCAGGCGTCCTGTCGAGCTGGACCTTGAGGACCCCCGTGGCGACGCCCTGGCGGATGTGCTGGGCGTCTCGCTCCTGCGCAACGCGCTCTACAAGCGCATCGAGGCACGGGCGCCGTGGGGAATTCGCCTCCGGACACACGAGCGAGCGGTGTTCTATCTCATCGCTCGCGGGGCAGGCCGGCTCGAGGTCGAAGGGGAGCGCCCACTCGACCTCTCCGTCGGGGACGCGGCCTTCCTCCCGCATGGAACGGGTCACGTCCTGCGCGACGCCCTGACGACCCCGCCGCTCGATGCCCACGACGGCAGGCGCTGCACCGAGCCAGGTCCAAGGAAGCTCGGGGGAAGCGGCGCACCGACGTCCATCCTCACCGGTTTCTTCGACCTCGGAGGGCGTCCGCCGTCACTGCTCGCCAGCCTGCCGCGCGTGGTCGCGCTGAGCCCGAACGACCGCGCGACGGCGCCGTGGGTCTCCGCCACGCTCCAGCTCCTCCTCGCCGAGGCAGCCCATCCCGGCCCGGCGAGCATGCTCGTGCTCCAGCGCCTCGCGGACGTGCTGTTCGTCCAGGCACTGCGCTCGCTCGCCACCACCGGTGGGACTTCGGGACACGTGTGCAGACATCCAGGCATCGCGGCGCTGGGCGATGACGCCATCCGCGAGGCGCTCGGGCTCATCCACCAACGGCCTGGAGCGCACTGGACGGTCGCCTCGCTCGGGACGCAGGTGGGCCTCTCACGCTCCACCTTCGCGGCGCGGTTCACCGAGCTCGTCGGTGAGCCGCCGCTCGAGTACATCGCCCGGTGGCGCATGACACGCGCGGCGGAGTTCCTGCGCGACACCGACCTGGCCATCGACGACATCGCGGCTCGCGTAGGCTACGAGAGCGTGCCTTCGTTCAGCCGCGCCTTCGTGCGCTTCCGCGGAGAGCGCCCCGGCGCCTATCGAAGGAGCGCGCGCGAACGTGCCCGGCTCGACGCTGAGCCCACGCCGGGATGA
- a CDS encoding HesA/MoeB/ThiF family protein, with protein sequence MRILFCGVGAIGSLAAVLCRNLDATLVFVDFDRVESKNLLSQAYVKPSVGRNKAEALKLQLLNLHGVKAEAHGVRLTRANAAALCGGADLLVDCMDNHHSRQVLIDYARQAGKPLVHGAVSADGTFGLVRWDDRFVPDAEDAPGQATCEGGAHLPLLGLLAATLARAIQDFVKQGTRRDSLVNLSAVVS encoded by the coding sequence ATGCGCATCCTCTTCTGTGGTGTGGGGGCTATTGGCTCCTTGGCGGCGGTGCTGTGCCGCAACCTGGATGCCACCCTGGTCTTCGTGGACTTCGACCGGGTGGAGTCCAAGAACCTGCTCTCGCAGGCGTATGTGAAGCCCTCGGTGGGCAGGAACAAGGCGGAGGCGCTGAAGCTCCAGCTCCTCAACCTGCACGGCGTGAAGGCGGAAGCGCATGGCGTGCGGCTCACCCGGGCCAACGCGGCGGCGCTCTGCGGTGGCGCGGACCTGCTGGTGGATTGCATGGACAACCACCACAGCCGCCAGGTGCTCATCGACTACGCGCGCCAGGCGGGAAAGCCGCTGGTGCACGGCGCCGTCAGCGCGGACGGCACCTTCGGCCTGGTGCGCTGGGACGACCGCTTCGTCCCGGATGCCGAGGACGCACCGGGCCAGGCCACCTGCGAAGGGGGCGCCCACCTTCCCTTGCTGGGCCTGCTCGCCGCCACGCTGGCGCGCGCCATCCAGGACTTCGTGAAGCAGGGCACCCGCCGTGATTCGCTGGTGAACCTGAGCGCGGTCGTGTCGTAG